The Thioalkalivibrio sulfidiphilus HL-EbGr7 genome includes a window with the following:
- the parC gene encoding DNA topoisomerase IV subunit A codes for MSSLDLNLEGAERLPLKDFTEKAYLDYSMYVILDRALPNIGDGLKPVQRRIIYAMSELGLSAASKYKKSARTVGDVLGKFHPHGDSACYEAMVLMAQPFSYRYPFVDGQGNWGSPDDPKSFAAMRYTESRLSPYAQLLLSELGQGTVDWVPNFDGTLEEPKVLPARLPNVLLNGGTGIAVGMATDIPPHNLREVASACVHLLDNPRASVADLCEHIQGPDFPTEAEIITPRAELRKMYESGNGGLRMRARYEREGTDIIITALPYQVSGSKVLEQIAAQMNAKKLPMVEDLRDESDHEHPTRLVIQPRSNRVEVEALMAHLFATTDLERSYRVNLNMIGLDGRPQVKGLLTLLGEWLHFRTETVRRRLQWRLDKVLARLHILEGLLIAYLNIDEVIRIIRENDEPKPVLMERFGLTDTQAEAILELKLRHLAKLEEMKIRGEQDELEKERDSLEKTLGSAARLKRLIREEIQADAEKFGDERRSPIVARAAAQAMDESELVPTEPLTVVLSKMGWVRAAKGHDVDAEGLSYKSGDAFLSAARGRSNQPAVFIDSTGRTYTLPAHTLPSARGQGEPLSGRLSPPDGARFVGVMMGAPSDLFLLSTDYGYGFVCSLEDMQSRNKAGKAVLSVPAGAKVLPPVRVRDIDADWIAAATSEGHLLVTRLNELPRMARGKGNKIINVPSAKLKTREEWVAAITLVQDGEPLTVVAGKKFKTMKGPEVDEYAAERGKRGKKLPRGFQKVDELKVET; via the coding sequence ATGAGCAGTCTTGATCTCAACCTGGAAGGCGCCGAGCGGCTGCCGCTGAAGGACTTCACCGAGAAGGCGTACCTGGATTATTCCATGTACGTGATCCTCGACCGGGCCCTGCCGAACATCGGCGACGGCCTGAAGCCCGTGCAGCGGCGCATCATCTATGCCATGAGCGAGCTGGGGCTCTCGGCGGCCTCCAAGTACAAAAAATCGGCGCGCACCGTGGGTGACGTGCTGGGCAAGTTCCACCCCCACGGCGACTCGGCCTGCTACGAGGCCATGGTGCTCATGGCACAGCCGTTCTCCTACCGCTATCCCTTCGTGGATGGGCAGGGCAACTGGGGCTCGCCGGACGATCCCAAGTCCTTCGCCGCCATGCGCTACACGGAGTCGCGGCTCTCGCCCTACGCGCAGCTGCTGCTCTCGGAGCTGGGACAGGGCACGGTGGACTGGGTGCCCAACTTCGACGGCACCCTGGAGGAACCGAAGGTGCTGCCGGCGCGCCTGCCCAACGTGCTCTTGAACGGTGGCACCGGCATCGCCGTGGGCATGGCCACCGACATCCCGCCCCACAACCTGCGCGAGGTGGCCAGCGCCTGCGTGCACCTGCTGGATAACCCCAGGGCATCCGTGGCGGATCTGTGCGAGCACATCCAGGGCCCGGATTTCCCCACCGAGGCGGAGATCATCACCCCCCGGGCGGAACTGCGGAAGATGTACGAGTCCGGCAACGGCGGCCTGCGCATGCGTGCCCGCTACGAGCGCGAGGGCACGGACATCATCATCACCGCGCTGCCCTACCAGGTCTCCGGCTCCAAGGTCCTGGAGCAGATCGCGGCGCAGATGAATGCCAAGAAGCTGCCTATGGTGGAGGACCTGCGCGACGAATCCGACCACGAACATCCCACGCGCCTGGTCATCCAGCCGCGCAGCAACCGGGTGGAAGTGGAAGCACTCATGGCGCACCTGTTCGCCACCACCGATCTGGAACGCAGCTACCGGGTGAACCTGAACATGATCGGCCTGGATGGCCGGCCTCAGGTGAAGGGCCTGCTCACGCTGCTGGGCGAGTGGCTGCATTTCCGCACCGAGACGGTGCGCCGGCGCCTGCAGTGGCGTCTGGACAAGGTGCTGGCCCGGCTGCACATCCTGGAAGGCCTGCTGATCGCCTACCTCAACATCGACGAGGTGATCCGCATCATCCGGGAGAACGACGAGCCCAAGCCCGTGCTCATGGAACGCTTCGGCCTCACCGACACCCAGGCCGAGGCCATCCTGGAGCTGAAGTTGCGCCACCTGGCCAAGCTCGAGGAGATGAAGATCCGCGGCGAGCAGGATGAGCTGGAAAAGGAGCGGGACAGCCTGGAGAAGACCCTGGGTTCCGCCGCGCGCCTCAAGCGCCTGATCCGCGAAGAGATCCAGGCGGATGCCGAGAAGTTCGGCGATGAACGCCGCTCGCCCATCGTGGCGCGCGCCGCTGCCCAGGCCATGGACGAGTCCGAGCTGGTGCCCACCGAACCGCTCACGGTGGTGCTCTCGAAGATGGGCTGGGTGCGCGCCGCCAAGGGCCACGACGTGGACGCCGAGGGCCTGAGCTACAAGTCGGGCGACGCCTTCCTGTCCGCCGCCCGGGGGCGCAGCAACCAGCCGGCGGTGTTCATCGACTCCACCGGTCGCACCTACACGCTGCCGGCGCACACGCTGCCCTCGGCGCGGGGGCAGGGCGAGCCCCTGTCCGGGCGTCTCTCGCCGCCGGACGGAGCCCGCTTCGTGGGGGTGATGATGGGCGCGCCCTCGGACCTGTTCCTGCTCTCCACCGACTACGGCTACGGCTTCGTGTGTTCCCTCGAGGACATGCAGAGTCGCAACAAGGCGGGCAAGGCGGTGCTCTCGGTGCCGGCCGGCGCGAAGGTGCTGCCCCCGGTGCGGGTGCGGGATATCGATGCGGACTGGATCGCCGCCGCCACCAGCGAGGGCCACCTGCTGGTCACGCGCCTCAACGAGCTGCCGCGCATGGCCCGGGGCAAGGGAAACAAGATCATCAACGTGCCCTCGGCGAAGCTCAAGACCCGGGAGGAGTGGGTGGCCGCCATCACCCTGGTGCAGGACGGCGAGCCGCTCACCGTGGTGGCCGGCAAGAAGTTCAAGACCATGAAGGGCCCCGAGGTGGATGAGTACGCCGCCGAGCGCGGCAAGCGCGGCAAAAAGCTGCCCCGGGGTTTCCAGAAGGTGGATGAGCTCAAGGTCGAAACGTGA
- a CDS encoding ABC transporter permease encodes MRVGAFRYSLRSLLREWRSGELQVLALAVVIAVAAVTSVGFFTDRVQRAMLLQATELLGADLAVVSADEISETLSTGATERGLSIARFVTFPSVVLFGDAAQLAELKAVDGGYPLRGRLRVSEQPFGPELEPEGGPGPGEVWAETRLFQQMGFQVGDRLQVGDTELRVSRVLTYEPDRGGDLFQLAPRVMFNLADVPATGLVTPASRVRHQLLVAGDEAAVNDYRAWAVDRLAANERIEGVRDARPELRQAIERAEQFLGLAALVAVLLAGGAIAVAARHYSERQSDTSAVMRCLGASRDFVVRVFLLRLLWIALLSSLAGALAGYGAQTVLTALLGQWFTGGLPAASAWPVFSGLAVGLVTVLGFALPSMLRIGRVPPLRVLRRELGAPPPAMWLVLGLAMVTLGVLLLWQAGDARLAVRVLGGAVVTGVLLWGVAWAMIWLLKPLRTRGGVALRFGLANLSRRGSLSAVQLSAFGLGIMALLLLALVRVDLLSAWEQNLPEDAPNHFMINVQPEEVEPLRALFESRGLDAPAYYPMVRGRLANINDRPVNPEDYESARAERLAAREFNLSFGDAPQPDNRIIAGRWWQPGDDLAQWSVEEGLAQTLGIAMGDRLVFRVAGESVEGRVTSLRTVQWDSFNVNFFVVAPPELLAEMPATYITSFRLDGQGEGLLAAAVRQFPSITVLDVRALMEQVRSIMDRATLAVEYVFLFTLLAGVTVLFAAIQATRSVRQRETALLRTLGASRRQVLAGLLSEFLVMGALAGLLAAAGATLIGYVLAAQIFDLPFAVNPWLWIAGIGGGAAGVGFAGWLGARGVLKQPPLFTLRKAA; translated from the coding sequence ATGAGGGTGGGCGCATTCCGCTATTCCCTGCGCTCCCTGCTGCGGGAGTGGCGCTCCGGGGAACTGCAGGTGCTGGCGCTTGCGGTGGTGATCGCCGTGGCGGCAGTCACCTCCGTGGGCTTTTTCACCGACCGGGTGCAGCGGGCCATGCTGCTCCAGGCCACGGAGCTGCTGGGTGCCGACCTGGCGGTGGTCTCCGCCGACGAGATTTCCGAGACGCTCTCCACCGGCGCCACGGAACGGGGGCTTTCCATCGCCCGTTTCGTCACCTTCCCCAGCGTGGTGCTGTTCGGCGATGCCGCCCAGCTGGCGGAATTGAAGGCGGTGGACGGGGGCTACCCGCTGCGCGGCCGGTTGCGGGTGTCCGAGCAACCCTTCGGGCCAGAGTTGGAGCCGGAGGGCGGTCCCGGCCCCGGCGAGGTCTGGGCCGAGACGCGATTGTTCCAGCAGATGGGCTTCCAGGTGGGCGACCGGCTGCAGGTGGGCGACACCGAGCTGCGTGTCAGCCGGGTACTCACCTACGAACCTGACCGGGGCGGCGACCTGTTCCAGCTCGCCCCGCGGGTCATGTTCAACCTGGCTGACGTGCCCGCCACGGGCCTGGTCACCCCGGCGAGCCGGGTGCGCCACCAGCTGCTGGTGGCCGGCGACGAGGCGGCGGTCAATGACTACCGGGCCTGGGCCGTCGACCGGCTCGCCGCCAACGAACGCATCGAGGGCGTGCGCGATGCCCGCCCGGAACTGCGCCAGGCCATCGAGCGGGCCGAGCAGTTCCTGGGGCTTGCCGCCCTGGTGGCGGTGCTGCTGGCCGGCGGCGCCATCGCCGTGGCGGCGCGCCACTACAGCGAACGCCAGTCGGACACCAGCGCGGTGATGCGCTGCCTGGGGGCCAGCCGGGACTTCGTGGTGCGGGTGTTCCTGCTGCGTCTGCTGTGGATCGCGCTGCTGTCGAGTCTCGCCGGCGCCCTGGCGGGTTACGGCGCCCAGACGGTGCTCACGGCGCTGCTGGGCCAATGGTTCACCGGCGGCCTGCCCGCGGCCTCCGCCTGGCCGGTGTTCAGCGGCCTGGCCGTGGGCCTGGTCACGGTGCTGGGCTTCGCGCTGCCCTCCATGCTGCGTATCGGCCGGGTGCCGCCGCTTCGGGTGCTGCGCCGTGAACTGGGCGCGCCGCCGCCCGCCATGTGGCTGGTGCTGGGCCTGGCGATGGTGACCCTGGGCGTGCTGCTGCTCTGGCAGGCGGGCGACGCGCGCCTGGCAGTTCGGGTGCTGGGCGGGGCCGTGGTCACCGGGGTGCTGCTCTGGGGCGTAGCCTGGGCCATGATCTGGCTGCTCAAGCCCCTGCGCACCCGGGGCGGGGTGGCGCTGCGCTTCGGGCTGGCCAACCTGTCCCGCCGGGGCAGCCTGAGCGCCGTGCAGCTCTCCGCCTTCGGTCTGGGCATCATGGCCCTGCTGCTGCTCGCCCTGGTGCGGGTGGACCTGCTCTCCGCCTGGGAGCAGAACCTGCCGGAGGACGCCCCCAACCACTTCATGATCAACGTGCAGCCGGAGGAGGTGGAGCCGCTGCGCGCCCTGTTCGAGTCCCGGGGCCTAGATGCGCCCGCCTACTACCCCATGGTCCGGGGTCGTCTGGCCAACATCAACGACCGGCCCGTGAACCCCGAGGATTACGAGAGTGCCCGGGCCGAACGCCTGGCCGCCCGGGAATTCAACCTCTCGTTCGGTGACGCCCCCCAGCCGGACAACCGCATCATCGCCGGTCGCTGGTGGCAGCCGGGGGACGATCTGGCCCAGTGGTCCGTGGAGGAGGGTCTTGCCCAGACGCTCGGGATCGCCATGGGCGACCGCCTGGTGTTCCGGGTGGCCGGTGAGTCGGTCGAGGGCAGGGTGACCAGCCTGCGCACCGTGCAGTGGGATTCCTTCAACGTGAATTTCTTCGTGGTCGCCCCGCCGGAACTGCTGGCGGAGATGCCCGCCACCTACATCACCAGTTTCCGCCTGGACGGCCAGGGCGAGGGTCTGCTGGCCGCCGCCGTGCGCCAGTTCCCCAGCATCACGGTGCTGGACGTGCGCGCGCTGATGGAGCAGGTGCGATCCATCATGGACCGGGCGACCCTGGCCGTGGAGTACGTGTTCCTGTTCACCCTGCTGGCCGGCGTGACGGTGCTGTTCGCCGCCATCCAGGCCACCCGTTCCGTGCGCCAGCGGGAGACAGCCCTGCTGCGCACCCTGGGCGCCAGCCGCCGCCAGGTGCTGGCCGGCCTGCTGTCGGAGTTCCTGGTGATGGGCGCGCTGGCGGGCCTGCTGGCCGCCGCCGGTGCCACCCTGATCGGCTACGTGCTCGCCGCGCAGATCTTCGACCTGCCCTTCGCGGTCAACCCGTGGCTGTGGATCGCCGGCATCGGCGGCGGCGCCGCCGGCGTGGGCTTTGCCGGCTGGCTCGGCGCGAGAGGGGTCCTGAAACAGCCGCCGCTGTTCACGCTGCGTAAGGCAGCGTAA
- a CDS encoding ABC transporter ATP-binding protein, which yields MVSHSNVAARATGTALVEAIGLSKSVQGPGGRLDILKGVDLAVAPAEAVAILGASGSGKSTLLGLLAGLDLPSGGEVRLLSESLGNLEEDARARLRAGQVGFVFQSFQLLPALTALENVMLSLELGGHPGDARKLALEALERVGLKDRVAHYPSQLSGGEQQRVAVARAFAPNPKVLFADEPTGNLDQVTGEQIIRLLFGLKDELGTALVLVTHDVELAGRCDRRLFLRDGVLGTQ from the coding sequence ATGGTGTCCCATTCTAACGTGGCGGCCAGGGCAACCGGGACCGCGCTGGTGGAGGCCATCGGCCTGAGCAAATCCGTGCAGGGCCCCGGCGGACGACTGGATATCCTCAAGGGCGTGGATCTGGCCGTGGCGCCCGCCGAGGCGGTGGCCATCCTGGGCGCCTCCGGATCGGGCAAGTCGACCCTGTTGGGTCTGCTTGCCGGATTGGATCTGCCGAGCGGCGGAGAAGTTCGACTCCTGTCCGAATCCCTGGGGAATCTGGAGGAGGATGCCCGGGCCAGGCTGCGCGCCGGTCAGGTGGGTTTCGTGTTCCAGTCCTTCCAGCTGCTGCCGGCGCTCACGGCGCTGGAAAACGTGATGTTGAGCCTGGAACTGGGCGGGCACCCCGGCGATGCCCGCAAGCTCGCCCTGGAGGCCCTGGAGCGGGTCGGCCTCAAGGACCGGGTGGCCCATTACCCGAGCCAGCTCTCTGGCGGCGAACAGCAGCGGGTGGCCGTGGCCCGGGCCTTCGCGCCCAATCCCAAGGTGCTGTTCGCCGACGAGCCCACCGGCAACCTGGACCAGGTCACCGGCGAGCAGATCATCCGCCTGCTGTTCGGCCTCAAGGACGAGCTGGGCACGGCCCTGGTGCTGGTGACCCACGACGTGGAACTGGCCGGTCGCTGCGACCGGCGCCTGTTCCTGCGCGACGGCGTGCTGGGGACGCAATGA
- a CDS encoding DNA-binding protein, which produces MALTREFRQTVQARVRRDAAYRRALLTEAVDELLAGELGSGKSLLRDYVNATLGFEALGKELGRSSKSLQRMLGPAGNPTAENLFAILRALQEQEGRQLKVRLKSEAA; this is translated from the coding sequence ATGGCACTTACCCGGGAGTTCAGGCAAACGGTGCAGGCCCGTGTCCGGCGGGATGCCGCCTATCGCCGTGCTTTGCTGACTGAAGCGGTCGATGAACTTCTGGCCGGTGAATTGGGTTCCGGCAAGTCCCTGCTTCGGGACTACGTCAACGCGACCCTGGGGTTCGAGGCATTGGGCAAGGAGTTGGGGCGCTCTTCCAAGAGCCTGCAGCGTATGCTGGGCCCGGCCGGAAATCCCACGGCGGAGAACCTGTTCGCCATACTGCGGGCCCTGCAGGAACAGGAAGGGCGGCAGCTGAAGGTGCGTCTGAAGTCCGAGGCCGCCTGA
- a CDS encoding DUF3330 domain-containing protein: MNTKPYPTEPEHMDMEAFLRELPPHGSHTAEEDEYVQHFCGLECYELWRKGESDSE; this comes from the coding sequence ATGAATACCAAGCCCTATCCCACGGAGCCGGAGCATATGGACATGGAGGCCTTTCTCCGGGAACTCCCACCCCACGGATCCCATACCGCCGAGGAAGACGAGTATGTCCAGCATTTCTGCGGGCTGGAATGCTACGAGTTGTGGCGCAAGGGAGAATCCGACTCAGAGTAG
- a CDS encoding HAD family hydrolase, with protein MTTLFTQTIIAVVWDFDKTLIPGYMQRPLFEEYGVDERAFWTEVNQLAEVYRKRGSEQVSGEMNYLNHVLTYVRRGVFKGLSNQKLGELGARLQFYPGLPDFFGELKAAVEREPRFAHHDITLEHYVVSTGFTRTIRGSAIAPFLDGVWGCEFVEDPDGDSSVISQIGYVLDNTTKTRAVFEINKGVNKHPNQIEVNAAVPEAERRIPFQNMIYVADGPSDVPVFSVVKRNGGRTYGVYNPGQRKEFSQVNELQRQGRVQAFGPADYREGSQTYMWLTDAVREIAERIVTDRERALGDKVGKAPRHLSD; from the coding sequence ATGACCACATTGTTCACCCAGACGATCATCGCGGTGGTCTGGGACTTCGACAAGACCCTGATCCCCGGGTACATGCAGCGGCCCCTGTTCGAGGAATACGGGGTGGACGAGCGGGCCTTCTGGACCGAGGTGAACCAGCTCGCCGAGGTCTACCGCAAGCGCGGTTCCGAGCAGGTCTCAGGGGAGATGAATTACCTCAACCACGTGCTGACCTACGTGCGCCGCGGCGTGTTCAAGGGCCTCAGCAACCAGAAGCTGGGCGAGCTGGGTGCGCGCCTGCAATTCTACCCGGGCCTGCCGGATTTCTTCGGTGAACTGAAGGCCGCGGTGGAGCGCGAGCCGCGCTTCGCCCACCACGACATCACCCTGGAACACTACGTGGTGAGCACCGGCTTCACGCGCACCATCCGTGGCAGTGCCATCGCGCCGTTCCTGGACGGGGTTTGGGGCTGCGAGTTCGTGGAGGATCCGGACGGGGATTCATCGGTGATTTCCCAGATCGGATACGTGCTGGATAACACCACCAAGACCCGGGCGGTGTTCGAGATCAACAAGGGTGTGAACAAGCACCCGAACCAGATCGAGGTGAATGCGGCCGTACCGGAAGCGGAGCGGCGCATCCCGTTCCAGAACATGATCTACGTGGCCGACGGCCCCTCCGACGTGCCGGTGTTCTCCGTGGTCAAGCGCAACGGCGGGCGAACCTACGGCGTGTACAACCCGGGCCAGCGCAAGGAATTCAGCCAGGTGAACGAGCTGCAGCGCCAGGGCCGCGTGCAGGCCTTCGGCCCGGCGGACTACCGTGAAGGCTCCCAGACCTACATGTGGCTCACCGACGCCGTGCGCGAGATCGCCGAACGCATCGTCACCGACCGGGAACGCGCCCTGGGCGACAAGGTCGGCAAGGCCCCGCGGCATTTGTCGGATTGA
- the parE gene encoding DNA topoisomerase IV subunit B — translation MTNSYNAADIEVLSGLDPVRKRPGMYTDTTRPNHLAQEVIDNSVDEAIAGHAKKIDVVLHKDNSLSVADDGRGMPVDMHPKEKRPGVEVILSTLHAGGKFSGKNYQFSGGLHGVGVSVVNALSRHLEVWIKRDGREYNMAFADGHKKTDLEVVGEVGRRNTGTTLRFWPDPKYFDSPKFSVPRLKHILRAKAVLCPGLAVSFYDEVTGERVDWCYQAGLRDYLVEAVDGFERVPEEPFMGSIAGQTEAADWAVVWLPEGGEAVAESYVNLIPTAQGGTHVNGLRTGLTDAVREFCEFRNLLPRGVKLTPEDVWDRVAYILSFKMQDPQFAGQTKERLSSREAAPFVSGVVKDAFSLWLNQHPAAGERIAELAINSAQRRARAGKKVVRKKLTQGPTLPGKLADCASQDLARTELFLVEGDSAGGSAKQARDREFQAIMPLRGKILNAWEVEADQVLGSQEIHDISVAVGVEPGNTELKDLRYGKICILADADSDGAHIATLLCALFVRHFRPLVEKGHVYVAMPPLFRIDVGKEVFYALDEHEKQGVLERIEAEKKRGKVSVTRFKGLGEMNPLQLRETTMDPDTRRLVQLTVDAGDETNTLLDMLLAKKRAADRKSWLESKGHLAEVEV, via the coding sequence ATGACCAACTCCTACAACGCCGCTGACATCGAAGTCCTCTCGGGTCTCGACCCGGTGCGCAAGCGCCCGGGCATGTACACGGACACCACCCGGCCCAATCACCTGGCCCAGGAGGTGATCGACAATTCCGTGGACGAGGCCATCGCGGGCCATGCGAAGAAGATCGACGTGGTGCTGCACAAGGACAATTCCCTGTCCGTGGCCGATGACGGGCGTGGCATGCCCGTGGACATGCACCCCAAGGAGAAGCGTCCCGGCGTGGAGGTGATCCTCTCCACCCTGCACGCGGGCGGCAAGTTCTCCGGCAAGAACTACCAGTTTTCCGGCGGCCTGCACGGCGTGGGTGTGTCGGTGGTCAACGCGCTCTCCAGGCACCTGGAGGTGTGGATCAAGCGCGACGGCCGCGAATACAACATGGCCTTCGCCGACGGCCACAAGAAGACCGACCTGGAAGTGGTGGGCGAGGTGGGCAGGCGCAACACCGGCACCACGCTGCGCTTCTGGCCCGATCCGAAATACTTCGATTCCCCCAAGTTCTCGGTGCCGCGGCTCAAGCACATCCTGCGCGCCAAGGCGGTGCTCTGCCCGGGGCTCGCGGTGAGCTTCTACGACGAGGTCACCGGTGAGCGGGTGGACTGGTGTTACCAGGCGGGCCTGCGGGACTACCTGGTGGAGGCGGTGGACGGCTTCGAGCGGGTCCCCGAGGAGCCCTTCATGGGGTCCATTGCGGGCCAGACCGAGGCCGCCGACTGGGCGGTGGTGTGGTTGCCCGAGGGCGGCGAGGCCGTGGCCGAGAGCTACGTGAACCTGATCCCCACGGCCCAGGGCGGGACCCACGTGAACGGCCTGCGCACCGGGCTCACCGACGCGGTGCGCGAGTTCTGCGAGTTCCGAAACCTCCTGCCCCGGGGCGTGAAGCTCACCCCCGAGGACGTCTGGGACCGGGTGGCCTACATCCTGTCCTTCAAGATGCAGGACCCCCAGTTCGCCGGCCAGACCAAGGAGCGTCTCTCCTCCCGGGAGGCGGCGCCGTTCGTCTCCGGGGTGGTCAAGGACGCATTCAGCCTGTGGCTCAATCAGCACCCGGCGGCCGGCGAGCGTATCGCCGAGCTGGCCATCAACAGCGCCCAGCGCCGCGCCCGCGCCGGCAAGAAGGTGGTGCGCAAGAAGCTCACCCAGGGCCCGACCCTGCCGGGCAAGCTGGCCGACTGCGCCAGCCAGGACCTGGCCCGCACCGAGCTGTTCCTGGTGGAGGGTGATTCCGCCGGCGGCTCCGCCAAGCAGGCCCGGGACCGGGAGTTTCAGGCCATCATGCCCCTGCGCGGCAAGATCCTGAACGCCTGGGAGGTGGAGGCGGACCAGGTGTTGGGGTCCCAGGAGATCCACGACATCAGCGTGGCCGTGGGCGTGGAGCCGGGCAACACGGAACTCAAGGATCTGCGCTACGGCAAGATCTGCATCCTGGCGGACGCCGACTCCGACGGCGCCCACATTGCCACCCTGCTGTGTGCCCTGTTCGTGCGCCACTTCCGGCCCCTGGTCGAGAAGGGCCACGTGTACGTGGCCATGCCGCCGCTGTTTCGCATCGATGTGGGCAAGGAGGTCTTCTACGCCCTCGATGAACACGAGAAGCAGGGCGTGCTGGAGCGCATCGAGGCGGAGAAGAAACGGGGCAAGGTCTCGGTCACCCGCTTCAAGGGCCTGGGCGAGATGAACCCCCTGCAGCTGCGCGAGACCACCATGGACCCGGACACCCGCCGCCTGGTGCAGCTCACCGTGGACGCGGGCGACGAAACCAACACCCTGCTGGACATGCTGCTGGCCAAGAAGCGCGCCGCCGACCGCAAGAGCTGGCTTGAGAGCAAAGGGCACCTGGCCGAGGTGGAGGTTTGA
- the htpX gene encoding protease HtpX: protein MKRIFLFLATNLAIIVVLSIVLRLLGVERILDESGTNLNLNALLIFAAVFGFGGSFISLAISKWMAKKTMRVHVIEQPRNSTEQWLLETVRRQAREAGIGMPEVGIFNSPDPNAFATGMSKNNALVAVSTGLMDRMNADEVEAVLGHEVAHVANGDMVTLALIQGVVNTFVIFLARVVGHFVDRVVFKNEQGHGPAFWITTIVAEIVFAILASIIVMWFSRQREFRADAGGARLAGREKMISALEKLRAVHTPSQMPDQMAAFGIRGGMGQGLKKLFMSHPPLEERIMALKAMQR, encoded by the coding sequence ATGAAACGTATCTTCCTGTTCCTGGCCACCAACCTGGCGATCATCGTGGTGCTGAGCATCGTGCTGCGCCTCCTGGGCGTGGAACGTATCCTCGATGAGTCCGGCACCAACCTGAACCTGAACGCCCTGCTGATCTTCGCGGCGGTATTCGGCTTCGGCGGCTCGTTCATCTCCCTGGCCATTTCCAAGTGGATGGCCAAGAAGACCATGCGGGTCCATGTCATCGAACAGCCCCGCAACAGCACCGAGCAGTGGTTGCTGGAGACCGTGCGTCGCCAGGCCCGTGAGGCGGGCATCGGCATGCCGGAGGTGGGTATCTTCAATTCCCCCGATCCCAATGCCTTCGCCACGGGCATGAGCAAGAACAACGCCCTGGTGGCGGTGAGCACCGGGCTCATGGACCGCATGAACGCCGACGAGGTGGAGGCGGTGCTGGGCCACGAGGTCGCCCACGTGGCCAACGGCGACATGGTGACCCTGGCCCTGATCCAGGGCGTGGTGAACACCTTCGTGATCTTCCTGGCCCGCGTGGTGGGTCACTTCGTGGACCGGGTGGTGTTCAAGAACGAGCAGGGCCATGGCCCGGCCTTCTGGATCACCACCATCGTGGCGGAGATCGTGTTTGCCATCCTGGCCTCCATCATCGTCATGTGGTTCTCCCGCCAGCGGGAGTTCCGGGCCGACGCGGGCGGTGCCCGCCTGGCCGGCCGGGAGAAGATGATCTCGGCCCTGGAGAAGCTGCGCGCCGTGCACACGCCAAGCCAGATGCCCGACCAGATGGCCGCCTTCGGCATCCGCGGCGGCATGGGGCAGGGGCTCAAGAAGCTGTTCATGAGCCACCCGCCCCTGGAGGAGCGCATCATGGCCCTGAAGGCCATGCAGCGCTGA
- a CDS encoding type II toxin-antitoxin system RelE/ParE family toxin: protein MTRKLEVFVDAAGRAPFERWFNGLNAPAAARITTALARLEQGNVSGLKSVGQGVHELRIAFGPGYRVYLGLDGPVLVILLGGGTKKGQQTDIEAAKSCWRAYKQRL from the coding sequence ATGACAAGGAAGTTGGAAGTCTTCGTGGACGCGGCGGGCAGGGCGCCGTTTGAGCGCTGGTTCAATGGGCTCAATGCACCGGCTGCTGCTCGGATCACCACGGCGCTGGCCCGCCTTGAGCAGGGCAACGTCTCGGGGCTCAAGTCGGTAGGCCAGGGGGTCCACGAGCTCCGCATCGCTTTCGGACCCGGATACAGGGTCTATCTGGGGCTGGATGGCCCCGTGCTGGTGATCCTGCTGGGTGGTGGAACGAAGAAGGGTCAGCAGACGGACATTGAGGCCGCCAAATCCTGCTGGCGTGCTTACAAACAGCGACTATGA
- a CDS encoding arylesterase: MKSLLLLFVVVFHVFLAAPVLADAQERHTLVVLGDSLSAAYGMAEREGWVALLERRLSDEDLPWRLVNASISGDTTRGGLTRLPRVLERHEPALVIIELGGNDGLRGVHPNIMIDEMRENLAELVRLSRESGAEVLLLGMHLPPNYGNHFTERFHAVYHEVAREHGVPLVPFFLEGVAEDRALMQPDGIHPTAEAQARMLENVWETLKPMLERRVAGS; the protein is encoded by the coding sequence ATGAAATCCTTACTCCTGTTGTTTGTCGTCGTATTCCACGTCTTCCTGGCCGCACCCGTCCTGGCGGACGCCCAGGAGCGCCACACCCTGGTGGTGCTGGGTGACAGCCTGAGCGCCGCCTACGGCATGGCCGAGCGGGAGGGCTGGGTGGCCCTGCTGGAGCGGCGCCTGTCCGATGAGGACCTGCCCTGGCGGCTGGTCAACGCCAGCATCAGCGGCGACACCACCCGGGGCGGACTCACCCGTCTCCCCCGGGTCCTGGAACGCCACGAACCGGCGCTGGTGATCATCGAACTGGGAGGCAACGACGGCCTGCGGGGCGTGCATCCGAACATCATGATCGACGAGATGCGCGAGAACCTCGCCGAACTGGTTCGCCTGAGCCGGGAGTCCGGGGCCGAGGTGCTGCTGCTCGGCATGCACCTGCCACCCAACTACGGCAATCATTTCACCGAGAGGTTCCACGCCGTGTACCACGAGGTGGCCCGGGAGCACGGCGTGCCCCTGGTGCCCTTCTTCCTGGAAGGGGTGGCCGAGGATCGCGCGCTCATGCAGCCCGACGGTATCCACCCCACCGCCGAAGCGCAAGCTCGCATGCTGGAAAACGTGTGGGAGACACTCAAGCCGATGCTGGAGCGCCGGGTTGCCGGCTCGTAG